In Vespula pensylvanica isolate Volc-1 chromosome 16, ASM1446617v1, whole genome shotgun sequence, the following proteins share a genomic window:
- the LOC122634899 gene encoding protein polybromo-1 isoform X1 gives MNKRRRTSSVASRGTEDDGEDLPPEPTKRRKKLDPSDLCQQLYDVLRNQKKEDGTLLCDAFIRVPKRRQEPGYYEVVSNPIDLLKVQQKLKTDEYRDMDDLAADIQLMVNNAKAFYMRTSPEYKDATELWELCINTKNRIMEEYEDPEPKGKLILKVGRLARKATLKQDDAEDTSESSTNPDEETMQQFEDLFAAVMTATDPTDNNRPLHTMFQLKPSKKLYPEYYDVIETPVDLKTVARKIQEGAYSAIGDMEKDLMLMCRNACHFNEPGSQIYKDAKLLKKIITTAAKRQDSGLGNNSIKIASTAPSTRSKRGSRTMAQSLIAQTALLPDEDEESDDEEEESAETEEADNPQWQLFQTIRTAPNNQGVRMSEYFWKLPSKRLYPDYYKMIKNPISLLQIRTKIKKGEYGTVSEVAGDMNIMFENAKKYNIHTSRLYKCAVKLQKIMQEKVQELLEFDQVNERYYKDSDSDSESENSSQQPKLIKRASNLLTRGKYKDNIPLKKRLYALVKCVIEYVCEDGRQPMLMFMEKPSKKLYPDYYQVIAEPIDMLAIEANIKAEKYQNENELIQDFKLMFNNCRQYNEEGSLIYEDANTLEKVLMDKVKELGPLPEPIKPKSTASTPTRNVGRPKKVVPLHLQKLRTMYDTIKDYHDAKGRQLSLIFMKLPNKNEYPDYYEVIKQPMNMEKIASTLKNNGYDNLDELVSDFILMFDNACKYNEPDSQIYKDALILQRLVLQTKLQLSEDEESVPDVSAAIQEILATIFTALYNHQDEEGRCYSDSMAELPEHDIIEGKKIRGLSLDLIKRRLDRGVYKRLDRFQEDVFICLERARRLSRTDSQPFEDSVELQAFFLRTRDEITRGGDLLHSPALNYTLLDLSAQVAELKRVKHQQELTMPNEDESCDGNETKDSETNTNTEGNHNDGGGSMSFNQEVYRAGDFAYIEPTERGMEYSVVLIERLWTNTEGQQMLYGNLFYRPSETYHVASRKFLDKELFKSDAHVAVPLIKVAGRCCVLSVKDYFRMQPEGFLEKDVYVCESRYSTKARAFKKIKVWNFDPDHLKLIPREKPLEPKRVISVYKERLEKHKEEIAELEEGEKLTEKERPNVILYNSDDTENTYYEQYNTCAGSVKTGDFVYVATDGGRQQIAQIDAIWATKDGKCYFKGPWLLMPGEVPHAPTKLFYKQELFLSTVDGTHPIVAIVGKCAVLDYGEYICSRPTEIPEDDIYICESLYDESKNLMKKLNQEGLKKFNHSATVTEDEIYFFRRPINPAKVPGDVAQTQNQVKSVTPSSAQFEMEASPLLPKLEPDVLGMGVGLGVGVGVGVGEDSMDAGGPPSVGSTEAQPVLSNTQTPVSSKKKTAGKKLVTGYILYSSKMRTQITQNNPESSFGEISRIVGNEWRKLPAGEKQAWEERAIKMNEDGGQLKGTSISVGTNALQDVVYECCWDNCDWQFEDMTDCIDHCIAEQNGHVQSSFTNAAPDVDFQCQWRGCGRTKKSVPPFPSVQRLARHVKEVHILKANGRIIPPSERSKNYMASKGPTILPPMETETSAAATQTSNIPAIKQPEPIFVAVPPRPSRVLHSDAYLRYIEGLNVENRYISNWDKQMNATPENTQIPDITKLPAEWLGNGVGNHGNVVNALWTLRNMMMRDVLAINKTL, from the exons ATGAATAAGCGTCGTAGAACTTCATCTGTTGCAAGTCGTGGCACAGAAGATGATGGAGAAGATTTACCGCCTGAACCAACAAAAAGGCGAAAAAAATTAGATCCT agTGATTTGTGCCAACAATTGTATGACGTTCTTCgtaatcaaaagaaagaagatggaacGTTATTATGTGATGCATTTATACGTGTGCCTAAACGTAGACAAGAACCAGGTTATTATGAAGTAGTATCAAATCCAATAGATCTCCTGAAAGttcaacaaaaattaaaaactgaCGAATATCGTGATATGGACGATTTGGCTGCAGATATTCAACTCATGGTCAACAATGCCAAAGCTTTTTATATG cgTACATCTCCAGAGTACAAAGATGCCACTGAACTCTGGGAACTATGTATAAACACCAAAAATCGTATTATGGAAGAATATGAGGATCCAGAGCCTAAAGGGAAACTAATTTTAAAAGTTGGAAGATTG GCACGTAAAGCTACCTTAAAGCAAGACGACGCAGAAGATACTTCTGAAAGTTCTACAAATCCTGATGAAGAAACTATGCAACAATTTGAAGATTTATTTGCAGCAGTTATGACAGCTACAGATCCTACCGACAATAACAGGCCATTACATACAATGTTCCAATTAAAACCGTCTAAAAAG ttgTATCCAGAATATTACGATGTAATCGAAACACCAGTGGATTTAAAAACTGTTGcaagaaaaattcaagaagGTGCATATAGTGCAATTGGAGATATGGAAAAGGATTTAATGCTAATGTGCAGAAATGCGTGTCACTTTAATGAGCCTGGTTCGCAAATTTATAAGGATGCTAagcttttaaagaaaattattacaacaGCTGCAAAAAGACAAGATTCTGGATTAGGAAATAACAGTATAAAAATTGCAAGCACGGCACCTTCAACGCGAAGTAAAAGAGGAAGTCGTACGATGGCACAGTCATTGATAGCACAAACAGCATTATTGccagatgaagatgaagaaagtgatgatgaagaagaggaatctGCAGAAACAGAAGAAGCAGATAATCCACAATGGCAACTATTTCAAACTATTAGAACAGCTCCTAATAATCAag GTGTTCGAATGAGTGAATATTTTTGGAAATTACCATCGAAACGATTATATCCTGATTATTATAAGATGATTAAAAATCCTATATCTCTACTACAAATTCGTACAAAAATAAAG AAAGGCGAATATGGTACTGTAAGTGAAGTTGCTGGTGATATGAACATTATGTTTGAAAATgctaagaaatataatattcatactTCTAGATTATACAAG TGTGctgtaaaattacaaaaaataatgcaaGAAAAAGTACAAGAATTATTAGAGTTTGATCAggtaaatgaaagatattataaG GATTCGGATTCAGATAGCGAATCTGAAAACAGTTCGCAACAGCCAAAGCTTATTAAACGAGCATCTAATCTTTTAACTCGgggaaaatataaagataatataccATTGAAAAAGCGTTTATATGCTTTAGTTAAATGTGTCATAGAATACGTT TGTGAAGATGGTCGACAACCAATGTTAATGTTTATGGAAAAACcttcgaaaaaattatatccagATTATTATCAAGTAATAGCAGAGCCTATAGATATGTTAGCCATTGAGGCAAATATAAAAGCAGAAAagtatcaaaatgaaaatgaattgaTTCAAGATTTTAAg ttaatgtttaataattgcCGTCAGTATAATGAAGAAGGTTCTTTAATATACGAGGATGCAAATACAttagaaaaagttttaatggATAAGGTAAAAGAGTTAGGTCCTTTACCTGAACCAATTAAACCTAAATCAACAGCTTCTACGCCTACTAGGAACGTCGG GAGACCAAAGAAGGTAGTACCGttacatttacaaaaattacgaACTATGTATGACACTATAAAAGATTACCATGATGCGAAAGGAAGACAATTGtctcttatttttatgaaactgccaaataaaaatgaataccCAGATTATTATGAAGTTATTAAACAACCAATGAACATGGAAAAAATAGCAtcaactttaaaaaataatggataTGACAATCTGGATGAATTGGTGtcagattttatattaatgtttGATAATGCTTGCAAATACAATGAACCTGATTCTCAAATATATAAG gATGCTTTAATTCTTCAACGACTAGTATTACAAACTAAATTACAATTGagcgaagatgaagaaagtgTACCAGACGTATCGGCGGCAATTCAAGAAATATTAGCTACAATATTTACGGCTCTTTATAATCATCAAGATGAAGAAGGAAGGTGTTATTCGGATTCTATGGCCGAACTTCCAGAACATGATATTATAGAGGGAAAGAA AATACGTGGTTTATCAttggatttaattaaaagaagattagATAGAGGCGTTTATAAAAGATTAGATCGATTTCAAGAAGATGTATTCATATGTTTAGAGCGAGCACGAAGACTCTCACGTACAGATTCTCAACCTTTTGAGGATAGCGTGGAATTGCAAGCATTTTTTCTACGCACACGTGATGAAATAACACGTGGAGGAGATTTGTTACATTCCCCTGCATTAAACTATACACTTCTTGATCTTTCTGCGCAAGTAGCAGAATTGAAACGTGTGAAACACCAACAAGAATTAACTATGCCTAATGAAGATGAAAGTTGTGACGGGAATGAAACTAAA gATTCTGAAACAAATACCAATACAGAGGGTAATCATAATGATGGTGGAGGATCTATGAGTTTCAATCAAGAAGTATACAGAGCTGGTGATTTTGCTTATATAGAACCAACTGAAAGAGGCATGGAATATAGCGTGGTATTAATAGAACGTCTTTGGACCAATACAGAAGGACAACAAATGTTGTATGGAAATTTATTCTACAGGCCAAGTGAAACTTACCATGTTGCATCTAGAAAATTTCttgataaagaattatttaaaagcgATGCTCATGTTGCAGTACCATTAATTAAAGTTGCAGGCAGATGTTGCGTTTTAAGtgtaaaagattattttagaATGCAGCCAGAAGGATTTTTGGAAAAGGACGTATACGTATGCGAATCTAGATATTCTACAAAAGCAAgagcttttaaaaaaattaaagtatgGAATTTTGATCCAGATCATTTAAAGTTAATTCCGCGAGAAAAACCTTTAGAACCGAAACGTGTTATTTCCGtgtataaagaaagattagaaaaacataaagaagaaattgctGAAttagaagagggagagaaattaacagaaaaagaaaggccT AATGTGATATTATACAATTCAGATGATACTGAAAATACATACTATGAACAATATAATACGTGTGCCGGATCTGTGAAAACTGGAGATTTTGTTTATGTAGCAACAGATGGTGGCAGACAACAAATAGCTCAAATTGATGCAATTTGGGCAACGAAAGA tggaaaatgttattttaaagGTCCTTGGTTATTAATGCCAGGAGAAGTTCCACATGCGCCtactaaattattttataagcaaGAATTATTCCTATCTACAGTCGATGGTACCCACCCTATTGTTGCAATTGTTGGAAAATGTGCCGTCCTCGATTATGGAGAATATATATgca gtCGACCAACAGAAATTCCAgaagatgatatatatatttgtgaatcTCTTTAtgatgaaagtaaaaatttaatgaaaaaattaaatcaagaaggattaaaaaaatttaatcatagTGCTACCGTTACAgaagatgaaatttatttcttccggAGACCAATTAATCCTGCTAAA GTTCCGGGTGACGTGGCTCAGACGCAAAATCAAGTCAAGTCCGTCACGCCCAGTTCAGCTCAGTTTGAAATG GAAGCATCGCCATTGTTACCGAAGCTGGAACCTGATGTACTAGGCATGGGAGTAGGATTAGGAGTgggagtaggagtaggagttGGGGAGGACAGCATGGATGCTGGTGGTCCACCGTCCGTTGGATCTACTGAAGCTCAACCGGTGCTCTCCAATACTCAAACACCTGTGTCGTCTAAAAAG AAAACGGCGGGTAAGAAATTAGTTACGggctatattttatattcgagtAAAATGCGAACGCAGATTACGCAAAACAATCCCGAATCATCCTTTGGAGAGATTAGCAGAATTGTTGGCAATGAG TGGAGAAAATTACCAGCAGGAGAGAAACAAGCTTGGGAAGAAAGAGCTATTAAAATGAACGAAGATGGAGGACAGTTAAAAGGAACATCTATTTCAGTTGGAACAAATGCTTTACAAGATGTAGTGTATGAATGTTGTTGGGACAATTGTGATTGGCAATTTGAAGATATGACTGATTGTATTGATCATTGTATTGCTGAACAAAATGGACATGTACAATCATCTTTTACAAATGCTGCTCCTG ATGTTGATTTTCAATGTCAATGGCGTGGTTGTGGTCGTACTAAAAAATCTGTACCACCATTTCCGAGTGTACAGAGACTTGCAAGACATGTTAAAGAGGTGCATATTCTTAAAGCAAATGGACGTATCATCCCACCGTCTGAAAGGAGCAA AAACTACATGGCTTCGAAAGGCCCTACGATACTCCCACCAATGGAAACAG AAACATCAGCTGCAGCAACACAAACCAGTAATATACCAGCTATTAAACAGCCTGAACCAATATTTGTTGCTGTGCCTCCAAGACCGAGTAGAGTATTACATTCGGATGCATATTTACG GTATATCGAAGGATTAAATGTAGAAAACCGGTACATATCAAATTGGGATAAACAAATGAATGCTACTCCTGAAAATACCCAAATTCctgatataacaaaattaccTGCTGAATGGTTGGGCAATGGTGTGGGCAACCATGGAAATGTGGTGAATGCCTTATGGACACTCAGAAATATGATGATGCGGGATGTGTTAGCTATCAATAAAACTTTATAG
- the LOC122634899 gene encoding protein polybromo-1 isoform X4 — protein sequence MNKRRRTSSVASRGTEDDGEDLPPEPTKRRKKLDPSDLCQQLYDVLRNQKKEDGTLLCDAFIRVPKRRQEPGYYEVVSNPIDLLKVQQKLKTDEYRDMDDLAADIQLMVNNAKAFYMRTSPEYKDATELWELCINTKNRIMEEYEDPEPKGKLILKVGRLARKATLKQDDAEDTSESSTNPDEETMQQFEDLFAAVMTATDPTDNNRPLHTMFQLKPSKKLYPEYYDVIETPVDLKTVARKIQEGAYSAIGDMEKDLMLMCRNACHFNEPGSQIYKDAKLLKKIITTAAKRQDSGLGNNSIKIASTAPSTRSKRGSRTMAQSLIAQTALLPDEDEESDDEEEESAETEEADNPQWQLFQTIRTAPNNQGVRMSEYFWKLPSKRLYPDYYKMIKNPISLLQIRTKIKKGEYGTVSEVAGDMNIMFENAKKYNIHTSRLYKCAVKLQKIMQEKVQELLEFDQDSDSDSESENSSQQPKLIKRASNLLTRGKYKDNIPLKKRLYALVKCVIEYVCEDGRQPMLMFMEKPSKKLYPDYYQVIAEPIDMLAIEANIKAEKYQNENELIQDFKLMFNNCRQYNEEGSLIYEDANTLEKVLMDKVKELGPLPEPIKPKSTASTPTRNVGRPKKVVPLHLQKLRTMYDTIKDYHDAKGRQLSLIFMKLPNKNEYPDYYEVIKQPMNMEKIASTLKNNGYDNLDELVSDFILMFDNACKYNEPDSQIYKDALILQRLVLQTKLQLSEDEESVPDVSAAIQEILATIFTALYNHQDEEGRCYSDSMAELPEHDIIEGKKIRGLSLDLIKRRLDRGVYKRLDRFQEDVFICLERARRLSRTDSQPFEDSVELQAFFLRTRDEITRGGDLLHSPALNYTLLDLSAQVAELKRVKHQQELTMPNEDESCDGNETKDSETNTNTEGNHNDGGGSMSFNQEVYRAGDFAYIEPTERGMEYSVVLIERLWTNTEGQQMLYGNLFYRPSETYHVASRKFLDKELFKSDAHVAVPLIKVAGRCCVLSVKDYFRMQPEGFLEKDVYVCESRYSTKARAFKKIKVWNFDPDHLKLIPREKPLEPKRVISVYKERLEKHKEEIAELEEGEKLTEKERPNVILYNSDDTENTYYEQYNTCAGSVKTGDFVYVATDGGRQQIAQIDAIWATKDGKCYFKGPWLLMPGEVPHAPTKLFYKQELFLSTVDGTHPIVAIVGKCAVLDYGEYICSRPTEIPEDDIYICESLYDESKNLMKKLNQEGLKKFNHSATVTEDEIYFFRRPINPAKVPGDVAQTQNQVKSVTPSSAQFEMEASPLLPKLEPDVLGMGVGLGVGVGVGVGEDSMDAGGPPSVGSTEAQPVLSNTQTPVSSKKKTAGKKLVTGYILYSSKMRTQITQNNPESSFGEISRIVGNEWRKLPAGEKQAWEERAIKMNEDGGQLKGTSISVGTNALQDVVYECCWDNCDWQFEDMTDCIDHCIAEQNGHVQSSFTNAAPDVDFQCQWRGCGRTKKSVPPFPSVQRLARHVKEVHILKANGRIIPPSERSKNYMASKGPTILPPMETETSAAATQTSNIPAIKQPEPIFVAVPPRPSRVLHSDAYLRYIEGLNVENRYISNWDKQMNATPENTQIPDITKLPAEWLGNGVGNHGNVVNALWTLRNMMMRDVLAINKTL from the exons ATGAATAAGCGTCGTAGAACTTCATCTGTTGCAAGTCGTGGCACAGAAGATGATGGAGAAGATTTACCGCCTGAACCAACAAAAAGGCGAAAAAAATTAGATCCT agTGATTTGTGCCAACAATTGTATGACGTTCTTCgtaatcaaaagaaagaagatggaacGTTATTATGTGATGCATTTATACGTGTGCCTAAACGTAGACAAGAACCAGGTTATTATGAAGTAGTATCAAATCCAATAGATCTCCTGAAAGttcaacaaaaattaaaaactgaCGAATATCGTGATATGGACGATTTGGCTGCAGATATTCAACTCATGGTCAACAATGCCAAAGCTTTTTATATG cgTACATCTCCAGAGTACAAAGATGCCACTGAACTCTGGGAACTATGTATAAACACCAAAAATCGTATTATGGAAGAATATGAGGATCCAGAGCCTAAAGGGAAACTAATTTTAAAAGTTGGAAGATTG GCACGTAAAGCTACCTTAAAGCAAGACGACGCAGAAGATACTTCTGAAAGTTCTACAAATCCTGATGAAGAAACTATGCAACAATTTGAAGATTTATTTGCAGCAGTTATGACAGCTACAGATCCTACCGACAATAACAGGCCATTACATACAATGTTCCAATTAAAACCGTCTAAAAAG ttgTATCCAGAATATTACGATGTAATCGAAACACCAGTGGATTTAAAAACTGTTGcaagaaaaattcaagaagGTGCATATAGTGCAATTGGAGATATGGAAAAGGATTTAATGCTAATGTGCAGAAATGCGTGTCACTTTAATGAGCCTGGTTCGCAAATTTATAAGGATGCTAagcttttaaagaaaattattacaacaGCTGCAAAAAGACAAGATTCTGGATTAGGAAATAACAGTATAAAAATTGCAAGCACGGCACCTTCAACGCGAAGTAAAAGAGGAAGTCGTACGATGGCACAGTCATTGATAGCACAAACAGCATTATTGccagatgaagatgaagaaagtgatgatgaagaagaggaatctGCAGAAACAGAAGAAGCAGATAATCCACAATGGCAACTATTTCAAACTATTAGAACAGCTCCTAATAATCAag GTGTTCGAATGAGTGAATATTTTTGGAAATTACCATCGAAACGATTATATCCTGATTATTATAAGATGATTAAAAATCCTATATCTCTACTACAAATTCGTACAAAAATAAAG AAAGGCGAATATGGTACTGTAAGTGAAGTTGCTGGTGATATGAACATTATGTTTGAAAATgctaagaaatataatattcatactTCTAGATTATACAAG TGTGctgtaaaattacaaaaaataatgcaaGAAAAAGTACAAGAATTATTAGAGTTTGATCAg GATTCGGATTCAGATAGCGAATCTGAAAACAGTTCGCAACAGCCAAAGCTTATTAAACGAGCATCTAATCTTTTAACTCGgggaaaatataaagataatataccATTGAAAAAGCGTTTATATGCTTTAGTTAAATGTGTCATAGAATACGTT TGTGAAGATGGTCGACAACCAATGTTAATGTTTATGGAAAAACcttcgaaaaaattatatccagATTATTATCAAGTAATAGCAGAGCCTATAGATATGTTAGCCATTGAGGCAAATATAAAAGCAGAAAagtatcaaaatgaaaatgaattgaTTCAAGATTTTAAg ttaatgtttaataattgcCGTCAGTATAATGAAGAAGGTTCTTTAATATACGAGGATGCAAATACAttagaaaaagttttaatggATAAGGTAAAAGAGTTAGGTCCTTTACCTGAACCAATTAAACCTAAATCAACAGCTTCTACGCCTACTAGGAACGTCGG GAGACCAAAGAAGGTAGTACCGttacatttacaaaaattacgaACTATGTATGACACTATAAAAGATTACCATGATGCGAAAGGAAGACAATTGtctcttatttttatgaaactgccaaataaaaatgaataccCAGATTATTATGAAGTTATTAAACAACCAATGAACATGGAAAAAATAGCAtcaactttaaaaaataatggataTGACAATCTGGATGAATTGGTGtcagattttatattaatgtttGATAATGCTTGCAAATACAATGAACCTGATTCTCAAATATATAAG gATGCTTTAATTCTTCAACGACTAGTATTACAAACTAAATTACAATTGagcgaagatgaagaaagtgTACCAGACGTATCGGCGGCAATTCAAGAAATATTAGCTACAATATTTACGGCTCTTTATAATCATCAAGATGAAGAAGGAAGGTGTTATTCGGATTCTATGGCCGAACTTCCAGAACATGATATTATAGAGGGAAAGAA AATACGTGGTTTATCAttggatttaattaaaagaagattagATAGAGGCGTTTATAAAAGATTAGATCGATTTCAAGAAGATGTATTCATATGTTTAGAGCGAGCACGAAGACTCTCACGTACAGATTCTCAACCTTTTGAGGATAGCGTGGAATTGCAAGCATTTTTTCTACGCACACGTGATGAAATAACACGTGGAGGAGATTTGTTACATTCCCCTGCATTAAACTATACACTTCTTGATCTTTCTGCGCAAGTAGCAGAATTGAAACGTGTGAAACACCAACAAGAATTAACTATGCCTAATGAAGATGAAAGTTGTGACGGGAATGAAACTAAA gATTCTGAAACAAATACCAATACAGAGGGTAATCATAATGATGGTGGAGGATCTATGAGTTTCAATCAAGAAGTATACAGAGCTGGTGATTTTGCTTATATAGAACCAACTGAAAGAGGCATGGAATATAGCGTGGTATTAATAGAACGTCTTTGGACCAATACAGAAGGACAACAAATGTTGTATGGAAATTTATTCTACAGGCCAAGTGAAACTTACCATGTTGCATCTAGAAAATTTCttgataaagaattatttaaaagcgATGCTCATGTTGCAGTACCATTAATTAAAGTTGCAGGCAGATGTTGCGTTTTAAGtgtaaaagattattttagaATGCAGCCAGAAGGATTTTTGGAAAAGGACGTATACGTATGCGAATCTAGATATTCTACAAAAGCAAgagcttttaaaaaaattaaagtatgGAATTTTGATCCAGATCATTTAAAGTTAATTCCGCGAGAAAAACCTTTAGAACCGAAACGTGTTATTTCCGtgtataaagaaagattagaaaaacataaagaagaaattgctGAAttagaagagggagagaaattaacagaaaaagaaaggccT AATGTGATATTATACAATTCAGATGATACTGAAAATACATACTATGAACAATATAATACGTGTGCCGGATCTGTGAAAACTGGAGATTTTGTTTATGTAGCAACAGATGGTGGCAGACAACAAATAGCTCAAATTGATGCAATTTGGGCAACGAAAGA tggaaaatgttattttaaagGTCCTTGGTTATTAATGCCAGGAGAAGTTCCACATGCGCCtactaaattattttataagcaaGAATTATTCCTATCTACAGTCGATGGTACCCACCCTATTGTTGCAATTGTTGGAAAATGTGCCGTCCTCGATTATGGAGAATATATATgca gtCGACCAACAGAAATTCCAgaagatgatatatatatttgtgaatcTCTTTAtgatgaaagtaaaaatttaatgaaaaaattaaatcaagaaggattaaaaaaatttaatcatagTGCTACCGTTACAgaagatgaaatttatttcttccggAGACCAATTAATCCTGCTAAA GTTCCGGGTGACGTGGCTCAGACGCAAAATCAAGTCAAGTCCGTCACGCCCAGTTCAGCTCAGTTTGAAATG GAAGCATCGCCATTGTTACCGAAGCTGGAACCTGATGTACTAGGCATGGGAGTAGGATTAGGAGTgggagtaggagtaggagttGGGGAGGACAGCATGGATGCTGGTGGTCCACCGTCCGTTGGATCTACTGAAGCTCAACCGGTGCTCTCCAATACTCAAACACCTGTGTCGTCTAAAAAG AAAACGGCGGGTAAGAAATTAGTTACGggctatattttatattcgagtAAAATGCGAACGCAGATTACGCAAAACAATCCCGAATCATCCTTTGGAGAGATTAGCAGAATTGTTGGCAATGAG TGGAGAAAATTACCAGCAGGAGAGAAACAAGCTTGGGAAGAAAGAGCTATTAAAATGAACGAAGATGGAGGACAGTTAAAAGGAACATCTATTTCAGTTGGAACAAATGCTTTACAAGATGTAGTGTATGAATGTTGTTGGGACAATTGTGATTGGCAATTTGAAGATATGACTGATTGTATTGATCATTGTATTGCTGAACAAAATGGACATGTACAATCATCTTTTACAAATGCTGCTCCTG ATGTTGATTTTCAATGTCAATGGCGTGGTTGTGGTCGTACTAAAAAATCTGTACCACCATTTCCGAGTGTACAGAGACTTGCAAGACATGTTAAAGAGGTGCATATTCTTAAAGCAAATGGACGTATCATCCCACCGTCTGAAAGGAGCAA AAACTACATGGCTTCGAAAGGCCCTACGATACTCCCACCAATGGAAACAG AAACATCAGCTGCAGCAACACAAACCAGTAATATACCAGCTATTAAACAGCCTGAACCAATATTTGTTGCTGTGCCTCCAAGACCGAGTAGAGTATTACATTCGGATGCATATTTACG GTATATCGAAGGATTAAATGTAGAAAACCGGTACATATCAAATTGGGATAAACAAATGAATGCTACTCCTGAAAATACCCAAATTCctgatataacaaaattaccTGCTGAATGGTTGGGCAATGGTGTGGGCAACCATGGAAATGTGGTGAATGCCTTATGGACACTCAGAAATATGATGATGCGGGATGTGTTAGCTATCAATAAAACTTTATAG